In one window of Ruminococcus albus AD2013 DNA:
- a CDS encoding LCP family protein has translation MSSAAKKRKRKRKSQAPVALVYVVTVLIFMALISMLAVYLLKSFGLLKEDEDKDAVVTVQTFNDLFARVNSKGVLSDMTLIRIDPTDDSILVVPISAMTVSKTNNMTMRDIFSNQRMEGVKNAVEGTLELNIDNYATLSNDSFERVCDIYGGITYKAPEELYYLSKDNNENDISIQKGELASLGGRQIRLLTQYPVFSNGKQGNNEFLGEAMESLINSMFQQDYITKDNLDNIYSIITTNSDTDMNMEDFKLQKSYIKDMLSSKKTPAEKLIPRGTWGEKDSTFVFSDDFITELKEKAAEIADESEASSAAEGVTQTQAEAKNTEAETKTAEQ, from the coding sequence ATGTCATCTGCCGCAAAAAAAAGAAAAAGGAAAAGAAAATCACAGGCACCCGTTGCGCTGGTATATGTTGTAACGGTGCTGATATTCATGGCGCTGATATCGATGCTTGCAGTATACCTGCTGAAAAGCTTCGGTCTGCTGAAAGAGGATGAGGACAAAGACGCTGTTGTTACAGTGCAGACCTTCAATGATCTGTTTGCACGAGTAAACAGCAAAGGCGTGCTTTCGGATATGACGCTGATAAGGATAGACCCTACTGACGACAGCATACTTGTCGTGCCGATATCGGCTATGACAGTGAGCAAAACGAACAACATGACCATGCGTGACATCTTCTCAAATCAGCGTATGGAAGGCGTAAAAAACGCAGTCGAGGGTACGCTGGAGCTGAATATCGACAACTATGCTACGCTTTCAAACGACTCATTTGAGCGAGTTTGCGATATCTACGGCGGTATAACCTACAAGGCGCCCGAAGAGTTATACTATCTTTCAAAGGACAATAACGAGAACGATATCTCGATACAGAAGGGTGAGCTTGCATCACTGGGCGGAAGACAGATACGACTGCTGACGCAGTACCCTGTATTCTCAAACGGCAAACAGGGCAATAACGAATTCCTTGGCGAAGCTATGGAATCGCTGATAAACAGTATGTTCCAGCAGGATTACATCACAAAGGACAATCTGGACAATATTTACAGCATAATCACGACAAACAGTGATACCGACATGAACATGGAGGACTTCAAGTTGCAGAAGTCCTACATCAAAGATATGCTTTCAAGCAAAAAGACCCCTGCGGAAAAGCTTATACCCAGAGGAACATGGGGCGAAAAGGATTCGACCTTTGTTTTCAGCGATGATTTCATCACCGAACTGAAGGAAAAAGCAGCCGAGATTGCTGATGAAAGCGAGGCATCCTCTGCAGCTGAGGGCGTCACACAGACACAGGCTGAAGCAAAGAACACCGAAGCCGAAACAAAAACGGCGGAACAGTAA
- a CDS encoding DHH family phosphoesterase: protein MEYGEINRIFEENDKFLILTHKSPDGDTLGSGFGLCYFLRDMGKLANVVNSDGFPDRYDFMYAEYKDQDFEPEFIIAVDIADVTLMGSGLAKYQQEGMVDLCIDHHISNKHYAKLTHVEGQTAAAAHIFYKIFKESGRKLRDITAKCLYTGIATDTGCFKYENTTPETHMAAAELMAYDIDFANVNRKMFDVKSKGRLKVEQAVTGSMEYYLNDKCAMITITTELMEKCGADPAEFDGLASIPLSAEGVVIGITVKQRHKNVYKISVRTTEEMDASAFCGLFGGGGHIRAAGCEIRGSLEYVKALLIEKAEQVLGI from the coding sequence ATGGAATACGGCGAGATAAACAGGATATTTGAAGAAAATGACAAATTTCTCATATTGACACACAAGAGCCCTGACGGTGATACGCTGGGCAGCGGCTTCGGGCTGTGCTATTTTCTGAGAGATATGGGCAAGCTGGCTAATGTGGTGAACTCCGATGGTTTTCCTGACAGGTATGATTTTATGTACGCGGAGTACAAAGATCAGGATTTCGAGCCCGAGTTCATAATAGCTGTGGACATTGCTGACGTTACCCTGATGGGCAGCGGACTTGCAAAATATCAGCAGGAGGGCATGGTGGATCTTTGCATAGACCATCACATATCGAACAAGCATTATGCTAAACTGACCCATGTTGAGGGGCAGACAGCCGCGGCGGCGCATATCTTCTACAAGATATTCAAGGAATCGGGCAGGAAGCTGAGGGACATCACAGCTAAGTGCCTGTACACGGGAATTGCTACGGATACAGGCTGTTTCAAGTACGAGAACACAACTCCCGAGACCCACATGGCGGCGGCTGAGCTTATGGCTTACGATATTGACTTTGCCAACGTGAACAGGAAGATGTTCGATGTGAAGAGCAAGGGCAGGCTGAAAGTCGAGCAGGCTGTTACAGGCAGTATGGAATACTACCTGAACGATAAGTGCGCAATGATAACCATAACCACGGAACTTATGGAGAAATGCGGTGCAGACCCTGCGGAGTTCGACGGACTGGCTTCGATACCCCTTTCTGCTGAGGGCGTAGTCATCGGCATAACAGTAAAGCAGAGACATAAGAATGTCTACAAGATATCGGTGAGAACTACCGAAGAAATGGACGCTTCGGCGTTCTGCGGATTATTCGGCGGCGGCGGACACATACGTGCCGCGGGCTGTGAGATAAGAGGTTCCCTTGAATATGTAAAGGCTTTGCTGATCGAAAAAGCAGAGCAGGTACTCGGGATATGA
- the rnpM gene encoding RNase P modulator RnpM produces the protein MPVKPKKIPMRMCLGCGEMKPKKELVRVVRSKEGEISLDLTGKKAGRGAYICADAECLKKARKARRLEKSFACRIDDELYDSMEKELSGDEQ, from the coding sequence ATGCCTGTAAAGCCGAAGAAGATACCGATGAGAATGTGTCTCGGCTGCGGCGAGATGAAGCCGAAGAAAGAGCTTGTCAGGGTGGTGCGTTCAAAAGAGGGCGAGATAAGCCTTGACCTGACAGGAAAAAAGGCGGGCAGAGGCGCATATATATGTGCAGACGCTGAATGTCTGAAAAAGGCACGCAAGGCAAGACGACTGGAAAAGAGTTTTGCGTGCAGGATAGATGATGAGTTATATGATTCAATGGAAAAGGAGCTGAGCGGCGATGAGCAGTAA
- a CDS encoding SLOG family protein yields MLDSVEIISTEEFYTEKASTCCFTGHRRRDLPFGGDISKQGVKNLISTIHLLCHEAYGRGIRTFITGMAEGSDLICGSVIMDMMHSEDHPGIELICALPYKDQIREIKLPKDRYIYSLLLKMASAVVVTGDIGDSGRYRRRNQFMVNNSSELIAIYKEKQRGSGTLQTINMARHRELDIHIIELDRNPQFYCE; encoded by the coding sequence GTGCTGGACAGTGTTGAGATCATCTCAACGGAGGAGTTTTACACCGAAAAAGCTTCGACCTGCTGCTTTACGGGACACCGTCGGCGCGACCTGCCTTTCGGGGGCGACATCTCAAAGCAGGGCGTCAAGAACCTGATAAGCACGATACATCTGCTGTGTCACGAGGCTTACGGGCGCGGGATACGCACTTTCATAACGGGTATGGCAGAAGGGTCGGATCTGATCTGCGGATCGGTGATAATGGATATGATGCACAGTGAGGATCACCCCGGTATAGAGCTTATATGCGCTCTGCCATACAAGGATCAGATACGGGAGATCAAGCTTCCGAAAGACCGGTATATATACAGTCTGCTGCTGAAAATGGCTTCGGCTGTGGTGGTGACCGGTGATATCGGTGACAGCGGACGTTACCGCAGGAGAAATCAGTTCATGGTGAACAATTCTTCGGAGCTGATCGCGATATACAAAGAAAAACAGCGTGGTTCGGGAACTTTGCAGACCATAAATATGGCAAGGCACAGAGAGCTGGATATACACATTATCGAGCTTGACAGGAACCCGCAGTTCTACTGTGAATAA
- a CDS encoding L7Ae/L30e/S12e/Gadd45 family ribosomal protein, producing MSSNKSGILSMSRKAGKLVMGMDMVKDACSVGNAKAVFTAADISEKSLKEVRYTCAKYDVKLYALGMNMDEVALGLGKRVGVVAMIDAGFAKSCAKGLEEVIIDKDEFGI from the coding sequence ATGAGCAGTAATAAATCGGGAATACTTTCCATGAGCCGCAAAGCAGGCAAGCTCGTTATGGGCATGGACATGGTAAAGGATGCCTGTTCTGTGGGAAATGCGAAAGCGGTATTCACAGCGGCGGACATATCGGAGAAATCGCTGAAAGAGGTAAGATACACCTGTGCAAAGTACGATGTGAAGCTTTACGCCCTGGGCATGAACATGGACGAGGTAGCCCTGGGGCTCGGCAAGCGCGTGGGCGTTGTAGCGATGATCGATGCAGGTTTCGCAAAGAGCTGTGCCAAGGGACTTGAAGAAGTCATCATCGACAAGGACGAGTTCGGTATTTAA
- a CDS encoding GNAT family N-acetyltransferase, producing the protein MNDTKFEFTNKLNVEDYLRLREEVGWKSIAPEQAQAGLDNSYAVIAAMLDDEAVGFVRLLWDGGYVAYLAEVMVTEKCRHNGLASQMVGRLVEKLRSEKKEGWQIKIHLMANLGRESFYEPFGFKSRPNEHDGAAMDMWL; encoded by the coding sequence ATGAACGATACTAAGTTTGAATTTACGAATAAACTGAATGTTGAGGACTATCTGCGTCTGCGTGAGGAAGTAGGCTGGAAAAGCATTGCTCCCGAACAGGCGCAGGCGGGACTTGACAACAGCTATGCGGTCATAGCGGCGATGCTTGATGACGAAGCTGTCGGGTTTGTAAGGCTTCTCTGGGACGGCGGCTATGTGGCGTATCTCGCTGAGGTGATGGTGACGGAGAAATGCCGTCACAACGGGCTGGCTTCGCAGATGGTGGGGCGGCTTGTTGAAAAGCTCCGCAGTGAGAAAAAAGAGGGCTGGCAGATAAAGATACATCTGATGGCAAATCTCGGCAGAGAAAGCTTTTACGAGCCTTTCGGCTTTAAAAGCAGACCGAACGAACATGACGGCGCGGCTATGGATATGTGGCTGTAA
- a CDS encoding leucine-rich repeat protein gives MKKIMAGLLAVSLVFGAGGIFVNVDSDVFTLTASAAEELPMSGKCGENVTWMLDKDGTLTISGEGDMYLVDKPISLGRKTDEVKKVVIENGVTSIGNSAFTFCMNLTSVTIPNSVTKIGKYAFMSCESLNKINIPNGVTRISDYTFTHCSNLKSVTIPENVTYIGECAFMGCTNLTDIKIPNSVTNIGECAFVDCDNLTKITIPNNVIKMGYGTFANCEELTTAVISDGVTSISEDAFYGCPKLKSVTIPSSVRIIGEKAFGYYNDKEKDIIGTTIKNFTIRGTKDTAAEKYAKDNEFRFVEMSDAGIKGDVNNDGKINVTDITKTAAHVKGKKMLTEEEQLRADVNNDGNINVTDITKIAAHVKGKKLL, from the coding sequence ATGAAAAAGATAATGGCAGGACTGCTGGCTGTTTCACTGGTATTCGGCGCAGGCGGAATCTTCGTCAATGTGGATAGTGATGTTTTCACACTGACAGCGAGTGCAGCTGAAGAATTGCCTATGAGCGGCAAATGCGGCGAGAATGTTACATGGATGCTTGATAAAGATGGCACGCTGACTATCAGCGGTGAGGGGGATATGTACCTCGTCGATAAGCCTATTTCACTTGGGCGTAAGACAGATGAGGTAAAAAAGGTAGTCATTGAAAATGGCGTAACAAGCATAGGCAACAGCGCCTTTACATTCTGTATGAACTTAACGAGCGTAACTATTCCCAATAGTGTAACAAAAATAGGCAAATATGCCTTTATGAGCTGTGAAAGCCTGAACAAGATCAATATACCTAATGGCGTAACCCGAATAAGTGACTATACTTTTACACACTGCAGCAATCTGAAAAGCGTAACCATACCTGAAAATGTGACATATATAGGGGAATGCGCTTTTATGGGATGTACAAACCTGACCGACATAAAAATCCCCAACAGCGTAACAAACATAGGGGAATGTGCATTTGTCGATTGTGATAATCTGACTAAAATAACTATTCCGAACAACGTCATAAAAATGGGTTACGGTACTTTTGCAAATTGCGAAGAACTTACAACCGCCGTGATATCAGATGGCGTAACAAGCATAAGCGAAGACGCATTTTATGGCTGTCCAAAACTGAAAAGCGTAACTATACCCAGCAGCGTTCGGATAATAGGAGAAAAAGCATTCGGATACTATAACGATAAGGAAAAAGATATTATTGGTACTACGATAAAAAATTTCACCATAAGAGGCACTAAAGATACTGCTGCTGAAAAGTATGCAAAGGACAATGAGTTCAGATTCGTCGAAATGTCAGACGCTGGCATCAAGGGCGATGTAAACAATGACGGCAAGATAAATGTTACCGACATCACCAAGACTGCGGCGCACGTCAAGGGCAAAAAGATGCTCACCGAAGAAGAGCAGCTTCGTGCCGATGTCAACAATGATGGAAATATCAACGTTACAGATATCACAAAGATAGCGGCACACGTCAAGGGCAAGAAACTGCTTTGA
- the truB gene encoding tRNA pseudouridine(55) synthase TruB — protein sequence MTGQEISGVIAVYKPAGWTSFDVVAKMRGILHTRKIGHGGTLDPMAEGVLPVFVGKATKACDILPDVRKGYHAGFRLGITTDTQDITGKILSEDGRPVTAEELKAAAEKFIGKIMQVPPMYSAVKVDGKKLYELAREGKVIEREAREITVLSMVIDDYDEVSREGHMTVLCEKGTYIRTLINDIGEMLGCGGAMTSLVRTYSAGLALEECLSIEDIQRIVGESGAESVLTRLDKCFEVYPALKLDERVTGLYKNGVKLRAEQAGAEDGSVYRVYGADGGFIGLGRMTDGGFRSVKNFFV from the coding sequence ATGACAGGACAGGAAATAAGCGGCGTTATCGCGGTATACAAGCCCGCAGGCTGGACATCATTCGATGTGGTGGCTAAAATGCGGGGCATACTGCATACCCGCAAGATAGGTCACGGCGGTACTCTCGACCCTATGGCGGAGGGTGTACTGCCTGTATTTGTGGGAAAAGCCACAAAGGCTTGCGACATACTGCCCGATGTCAGAAAAGGGTATCATGCGGGGTTCAGGTTAGGCATAACTACGGACACACAGGATATCACGGGTAAGATACTTAGTGAGGACGGCAGGCCTGTGACGGCTGAGGAACTTAAAGCGGCAGCTGAAAAGTTCATCGGAAAGATAATGCAGGTGCCGCCCATGTATTCGGCGGTGAAAGTTGACGGTAAAAAGCTTTACGAGCTGGCGCGTGAGGGAAAGGTCATCGAGCGCGAAGCCAGAGAGATAACCGTACTTTCAATGGTGATAGATGATTATGATGAGGTGTCCCGCGAGGGGCACATGACGGTGCTTTGCGAAAAAGGCACGTATATCCGCACGCTGATAAACGACATCGGCGAAATGCTGGGCTGCGGCGGGGCTATGACCTCACTGGTGAGGACATACTCGGCGGGGCTGGCACTGGAAGAATGTCTGAGTATAGAGGATATACAAAGGATAGTCGGTGAGAGCGGTGCTGAAAGCGTGCTGACACGGCTCGATAAGTGCTTTGAGGTCTATCCTGCACTGAAGCTTGATGAGAGAGTCACGGGACTTTACAAAAACGGTGTCAAGCTGAGGGCAGAGCAGGCAGGCGCGGAGGACGGGTCTGTTTACCGTGTATACGGTGCGGACGGCGGATTTATAGGGCTTGGCAGAATGACCGACGGAGGATTTC
- the rbfA gene encoding 30S ribosome-binding factor RbfA, which translates to MASHKAGRMSEDIRRIISGKMADLKDPRINGGEFLTVVRCDVARDGSFCKVYISSFRGLEEAKKAVKGFESATGYLKREISNVLGLKKCPELKFVADDSIEHSAAITKKLRELVKEESSENEEDESAED; encoded by the coding sequence ATGGCATCACACAAGGCAGGACGTATGTCCGAGGATATAAGACGTATAATCTCGGGAAAGATGGCAGACCTGAAAGACCCGAGGATAAACGGAGGAGAGTTCCTGACAGTTGTACGCTGCGATGTGGCAAGGGACGGCTCTTTCTGCAAGGTATATATTTCCAGTTTCAGAGGGCTTGAGGAAGCCAAAAAGGCTGTAAAGGGCTTTGAATCGGCTACGGGGTATCTCAAAAGGGAGATATCAAATGTGCTTGGTCTGAAAAAGTGTCCCGAGCTGAAATTTGTGGCTGATGATTCGATAGAGCATTCGGCGGCTATAACCAAAAAGCTCAGAGAGCTGGTAAAGGAAGAAAGTTCCGAAAATGAAGAGGACGAGTCCGCTGAGGACTGA
- the rimP gene encoding ribosome maturation factor RimP produces the protein MSKGKGGSSKKSTADLVAELAQPLADELGLFLWDVRFEKEGATWYLRVLIDKDGGVTMEDCENFTRPFNKILDEADPIPQSYVFECGSPGLGRELRKPIHFEVCIGDVVRVRLIRPDENGEREFIVGLVGYDEEEKLIACQTLDENGDGVANVQFSLNDCAFVKLYDDGDLEEELAGAKFD, from the coding sequence TTGAGTAAAGGCAAGGGCGGAAGCTCAAAAAAGAGTACGGCGGACCTCGTAGCCGAGCTGGCTCAGCCGCTGGCGGACGAGCTGGGGCTTTTCCTCTGGGACGTCAGGTTCGAGAAGGAGGGCGCTACCTGGTATCTGAGGGTACTTATCGACAAAGACGGCGGCGTGACAATGGAGGACTGCGAGAATTTCACGAGACCTTTCAACAAGATACTCGATGAAGCAGACCCTATCCCGCAGAGCTATGTATTTGAATGCGGCAGCCCCGGACTGGGAAGAGAGCTGAGAAAGCCGATACACTTTGAGGTATGTATAGGCGATGTTGTAAGAGTAAGGCTGATACGTCCCGATGAGAACGGTGAGCGCGAGTTCATCGTGGGACTGGTGGGCTATGACGAGGAAGAAAAGCTTATAGCCTGTCAGACACTGGACGAGAACGGCGACGGCGTAGCGAACGTACAGTTCAGCCTTAACGACTGCGCATTTGTAAAGCTCTATGATGACGGCGACCTTGAAGAGGAGCTGGCAGGAGCTAAGTTTGATTGA
- the nusA gene encoding transcription termination factor NusA yields MNEQFFNALTDLVNENEIDKDVLIEKIREGIIKAIKKENPESEHIRVDIEPETGKLEMCILKEVMKVMFVDDPANEIYIGEAQTYDPSIKVGDWVEIPVNPAKIGRVAAQFAKQSIKHDIKDFERNKLIEQYKDKEHEIVTATVQKVEPATGNAVITIDKNEHYFYRSEQIPGEILKEGDKIKVYIVSLGGGEKRQPVVKLSRTHKDLVKRLFELEVPEIADGTVEIKSISRTEGVRSKIAVWSKDKNVDAVGACIGPKKSRISAVVQELKGEKIDVINWVEDEAEFIAKALAPAEVLSVELLEPEVKIEHKGEEKEFERVIKKCRVIVPNNQFSLAIGNKGQNAKLAAGLTGYKIDIVPENAPESAETEEE; encoded by the coding sequence ATGAACGAGCAGTTTTTTAATGCACTGACAGATCTGGTCAACGAGAACGAGATCGACAAGGACGTACTTATCGAAAAGATCAGAGAAGGCATAATCAAGGCAATAAAGAAGGAAAATCCCGAGAGCGAGCATATAAGAGTTGATATCGAGCCCGAGACAGGCAAGCTGGAGATGTGCATACTCAAGGAAGTTATGAAGGTAATGTTCGTAGACGACCCCGCTAACGAGATATACATCGGTGAAGCACAGACCTACGATCCTTCCATCAAGGTGGGCGACTGGGTAGAGATACCTGTCAACCCCGCTAAGATAGGCAGAGTTGCGGCACAGTTCGCAAAGCAGTCCATCAAGCACGATATCAAGGATTTCGAGAGAAACAAGCTGATAGAGCAGTACAAGGACAAGGAACACGAGATAGTTACCGCTACGGTACAGAAGGTTGAGCCCGCTACTGGCAATGCTGTCATCACCATTGACAAGAACGAGCATTACTTCTACCGCAGTGAGCAGATACCCGGCGAGATACTCAAAGAGGGCGACAAGATCAAGGTATACATCGTAAGCCTCGGCGGCGGCGAGAAGAGACAGCCTGTTGTAAAGCTTTCGAGAACTCACAAGGATCTGGTAAAGAGACTGTTTGAGCTGGAAGTTCCCGAGATAGCTGACGGCACCGTTGAGATAAAGTCCATATCCAGAACAGAGGGCGTAAGAAGCAAAATCGCTGTATGGTCCAAGGATAAGAACGTTGACGCTGTGGGCGCCTGCATAGGTCCCAAGAAGTCCAGAATCTCCGCTGTTGTACAGGAACTCAAGGGCGAGAAGATAGATGTTATCAACTGGGTAGAGGACGAAGCAGAATTCATCGCTAAGGCGCTGGCACCTGCCGAGGTTCTCAGTGTTGAACTGCTGGAGCCCGAGGTAAAGATCGAGCATAAGGGCGAAGAAAAGGAATTCGAGAGAGTTATCAAGAAGTGCCGCGTTATCGTACCTAACAATCAGTTCTCACTTGCCATAGGCAACAAGGGTCAGAACGCTAAGCTGGCTGCGGGTCTTACAGGCTACAAGATAGACATCGTTCCCGAGAACGCTCCCGAGAGTGCGGAGACTGAGGAAGAATAA
- the infB gene encoding translation initiation factor IF-2, producing the protein MSTKATKKIKLNDLAKSLALGNNDIIECLEKLDGVSRKTQAALSPEEVSYVFEYFTQNNQVENFDAYFANTVKPAEEPKPKKAEKKAEPKTEKKPEPKAEEKKAEPKAEEKKPEVKAEEKKPEVKKEEPKAEEKKPEPKPEKKPEKKKEKKEAKKQDHGVKMQLGGGSSFGSDDSKGYTVSESTDDHSDGKRRTVDTRGSYIELDKYNEKYDNMATSKQGNKNDNFRKKQKITQKSQQYKKQQHSHKKETEQDKLNRLALEKARKQQLKVMIPDEIVVSELASRLKVTATEVIKKLMALGVFASINEVVDFDTASLVAEELGAKVEKEVHITIEERLIEDEADAPESLEDRCPVVVVMGHVDHGKTSILDRIRNANVAEGEAGGITQHIGAYQVKCNGQKITFLDTPGHEAFTSMRARGANITDIAILVVAADDGIMPQTVESINHAKAAGVSVIVAINKMDKEGADPDRVKQQLTEHELVVEEWGGDVIAVPVSAKTGMGIDELLENVLLVAEVKELKANPNRLAKGAVIEARLDKGKGPVATLLVQNGTLHAGDVIIAGTSVGRVRTMTDYRGRPITEAGPSTPVEITGLGEVPTAGETFNAVEDEKLARELVEQRKHEAKEDEFKKFQKVTLDNLFSQISEGEMKELPIIVKADVQGSVEAVRQSLEKISNEEVRVRVIHGAVGAVNESDVMLANASNAIIVGFNVRPDPVAKANAEQDGVEIRLYRIIYDAIEEITDAMKGMLAPKYREVETARVEVRQVYKISSVGTVAGCYVLDGKIGRNDLIRVVRDGIIVADDKMSSLKRFKDDAKEVSEGFECGITLEKFSDIKEGDIFEGYIMEEYRD; encoded by the coding sequence ATGAGTACGAAAGCAACTAAGAAGATAAAACTTAATGACCTCGCCAAGAGCCTGGCTCTCGGCAACAATGATATTATAGAGTGTCTTGAAAAGCTGGACGGAGTTTCCAGAAAGACACAGGCTGCACTTTCACCCGAAGAGGTGAGCTATGTATTTGAATACTTCACCCAGAACAATCAGGTGGAGAATTTTGACGCATACTTTGCAAACACTGTAAAGCCTGCCGAGGAACCCAAGCCCAAGAAGGCTGAAAAGAAGGCAGAACCCAAGACCGAGAAGAAGCCCGAACCCAAGGCTGAGGAAAAGAAAGCTGAACCCAAGGCCGAAGAGAAGAAGCCTGAGGTCAAGGCTGAAGAAAAGAAGCCCGAGGTAAAGAAAGAAGAGCCCAAGGCAGAGGAAAAGAAGCCTGAGCCCAAGCCCGAGAAGAAGCCCGAAAAGAAGAAGGAAAAGAAGGAAGCCAAGAAGCAGGATCACGGCGTGAAAATGCAGCTGGGAGGCGGAAGCTCCTTCGGCAGCGATGACAGCAAGGGCTATACTGTATCGGAGAGCACCGACGATCATTCCGACGGCAAGAGAAGAACTGTCGATACACGCGGAAGCTACATCGAGCTGGACAAGTACAACGAGAAGTACGACAATATGGCTACCAGCAAGCAGGGCAACAAGAACGACAACTTCCGCAAGAAGCAGAAGATCACACAGAAGTCTCAGCAGTACAAGAAGCAGCAGCATTCTCACAAGAAGGAGACAGAGCAGGATAAGCTGAACAGACTGGCTCTTGAAAAGGCAAGAAAGCAGCAGCTGAAGGTTATGATACCCGACGAGATCGTAGTATCCGAACTGGCAAGCAGACTGAAAGTAACTGCTACCGAAGTTATCAAGAAGCTGATGGCACTGGGCGTATTCGCATCCATCAACGAGGTGGTCGACTTTGATACTGCTTCACTGGTAGCAGAGGAGCTGGGTGCAAAGGTCGAGAAGGAAGTACACATCACCATCGAGGAAAGACTTATCGAAGACGAAGCTGACGCTCCCGAGAGCCTTGAAGACCGCTGCCCCGTAGTTGTAGTTATGGGTCACGTCGATCACGGTAAGACTTCCATACTCGACAGAATAAGAAACGCTAACGTTGCAGAGGGCGAAGCAGGCGGTATCACACAGCATATCGGTGCTTACCAGGTAAAGTGCAACGGACAGAAGATAACATTCCTGGACACCCCCGGCCACGAAGCTTTCACTTCCATGAGAGCGAGAGGTGCGAACATCACCGATATAGCTATACTCGTTGTTGCGGCTGATGACGGTATCATGCCCCAGACAGTAGAGTCTATAAACCACGCAAAGGCAGCGGGAGTATCCGTTATAGTTGCTATAAACAAGATGGATAAAGAGGGTGCTGACCCTGACAGAGTAAAGCAGCAGCTGACAGAACATGAACTGGTCGTTGAAGAATGGGGCGGTGACGTTATCGCAGTTCCCGTATCTGCAAAGACAGGCATGGGCATCGATGAACTGCTTGAGAACGTACTGCTGGTAGCAGAAGTCAAGGAGCTTAAAGCTAACCCCAACAGACTTGCTAAGGGTGCTGTTATCGAAGCACGCCTTGACAAGGGCAAGGGTCCTGTTGCAACACTGCTGGTACAGAACGGTACTCTCCATGCAGGTGATGTTATCATCGCAGGCACATCTGTCGGCAGAGTAAGAACCATGACAGATTACCGCGGCAGACCTATCACCGAGGCAGGTCCTTCCACACCTGTTGAGATAACAGGTCTGGGCGAAGTTCCTACCGCAGGTGAGACCTTCAACGCAGTTGAGGACGAGAAGCTGGCAAGAGAACTGGTAGAGCAGCGTAAGCACGAGGCTAAGGAAGACGAGTTCAAGAAGTTCCAGAAGGTAACACTGGACAATCTGTTCTCGCAGATATCCGAGGGCGAGATGAAAGAACTGCCTATCATCGTAAAGGCAGACGTACAGGGTTCTGTGGAAGCTGTAAGACAGTCTCTGGAAAAGATATCCAACGAAGAGGTAAGAGTAAGAGTTATCCACGGCGCTGTTGGTGCGGTAAACGAGAGCGACGTTATGCTTGCTAATGCATCCAACGCTATCATCGTCGGATTCAACGTTCGTCCCGACCCTGTTGCAAAGGCAAACGCCGAGCAGGACGGTGTCGAGATAAGACTGTACCGTATAATCTACGATGCTATCGAAGAGATCACCGACGCTATGAAGGGTATGCTTGCACCTAAGTACAGAGAAGTTGAGACTGCTCGTGTTGAGGTAAGACAGGTATACAAGATCAGCTCTGTTGGTACTGTTGCGGGCTGTTACGTACTGGACGGCAAAATCGGCAGAAACGACCTTATCAGAGTTGTTCGTGACGGTATAATCGTGGCTGATGACAAGATGAGCTCCCTGAAGCGTTTCAAGGACGATGCTAAGGAAGTCAGCGAAGGCTTCGAGTGCGGTATCACTCTGGAGAAGTTCTCCGATATCAAGGAAGGCGACATCTTCGAGGGATACATCATGGAAGAGTACCGCGACTAA